In Halopseudomonas nanhaiensis, a single window of DNA contains:
- a CDS encoding OmpA family protein, which produces MKIQGLIVAGLCSALLAGCTTNPYTGQQQAGKSSIYGLGGAAAGAIVGAATSSKKDRGKGALIGATVGGAAGAGYGYYVDQQEARLRQELSGSGVQVVRNGNDIQLVMPGNITFASNSADIASSFYPTLNSLVKVFKEFDRNGVDIVGHTDSTGSLELNMRLSQQRATSVASYLTGQGVSGARISSRGVGPSQPIASNDTQEGRSRNRRVEINLRPMQ; this is translated from the coding sequence ATGAAAATTCAAGGTTTGATCGTCGCCGGCCTGTGCTCGGCTCTGCTCGCTGGCTGCACCACCAACCCGTATACCGGGCAACAGCAGGCAGGCAAGTCATCCATCTACGGCCTGGGCGGCGCTGCTGCCGGTGCCATTGTCGGGGCTGCCACCTCCAGCAAGAAGGATCGCGGCAAGGGCGCGCTGATCGGGGCCACCGTAGGCGGCGCAGCCGGAGCGGGCTATGGGTACTACGTCGATCAGCAGGAAGCTCGCCTGCGTCAGGAGCTCTCCGGTTCCGGCGTGCAGGTGGTCCGTAATGGCAACGACATCCAGCTGGTCATGCCGGGCAACATCACGTTCGCCAGCAACTCGGCAGATATCGCCAGCAGCTTCTACCCGACGCTGAATTCGCTGGTGAAGGTGTTCAAGGAATTCGACCGCAACGGCGTGGACATCGTCGGCCACACCGACAGCACCGGCTCGCTCGAGCTGAACATGCGCCTGTCGCAGCAACGTGCTACCAGCGTGGCTTCCTATCTCACCGGGCAGGGCGTATCCGGCGCGCGCATCAGCAGCCGTGGCGTGGGTCCCAGCCAGCCGATCGCCTCCAACGACACCCAGGAAGGCCGGTCACGCAACCGCCGTGTCGAGATCAACCTGCGGCCGATGCAGTAA
- a CDS encoding acyltransferase — translation MLSFLPAAIRGSLSALLLMLNTLLCFSVLLPLALIKLLPWRPLQKGCTVLLIRIAEFWILCNSGWMKLAGRTEWDVTGRDQLEYDGWYLVISNHQSWVDILALQHNLNRRMPMLKFFLKQELIWVPVIGICWWALDFPFMKRYTKAYLDRHPEKAGQDVAATRRACEKFKTTPVAVFNFLEGTRFTQAKHDQQQSPFRYLLKPKSGGVAFVLDAMGTQLRSLVDITIHYPDGNPTFWDLLSGKVRKVVMRCQLKPIPAQFLGKDYQNDEAFRSEFQAWINGLWEEKDAQLERLHREHPPRRT, via the coding sequence ATGCTGAGCTTTCTCCCCGCCGCGATTCGCGGGAGCCTGTCTGCCTTATTATTGATGCTCAACACCCTGCTCTGCTTCAGCGTGCTGCTGCCACTGGCCTTGATCAAGCTGCTGCCCTGGCGCCCGCTGCAGAAGGGCTGCACGGTTCTGCTGATACGCATCGCAGAATTCTGGATTCTCTGCAACAGCGGCTGGATGAAGCTGGCCGGACGCACCGAATGGGACGTCACCGGACGCGATCAGCTGGAATACGATGGCTGGTATCTGGTCATCAGCAACCACCAGAGCTGGGTCGATATTCTTGCACTGCAACACAACCTCAACCGGCGCATGCCCATGTTGAAGTTCTTTCTCAAACAGGAGCTGATCTGGGTTCCGGTCATCGGCATCTGCTGGTGGGCGCTCGATTTTCCGTTCATGAAACGCTACACCAAAGCGTATCTGGACCGGCATCCGGAAAAGGCTGGCCAGGACGTTGCCGCTACACGACGCGCGTGCGAGAAGTTCAAGACGACACCGGTCGCGGTGTTCAATTTCCTGGAAGGCACTCGTTTCACCCAGGCCAAGCACGATCAGCAGCAGTCCCCCTTCCGCTACCTGCTCAAGCCCAAATCGGGCGGCGTGGCTTTCGTACTCGACGCAATGGGCACACAGCTGCGATCGCTGGTGGACATCACCATCCATTACCCGGATGGCAATCCTACCTTCTGGGATCTGCTCAGCGGGAAGGTTCGCAAGGTGGTCATGCGCTGCCAACTGAAGCCGATACCGGCGCAGTTCCTGGGCAAGGATTACCAGAACGACGAGGCGTTTCGCAGCGAGTTCCAGGCGTGGATCAACGGCCTGTGGGAAGAAAAGGATGCACAGCTCGAACGGCTGCACCGGGAGCATCCGCCACGTCGGACCTGA